One part of the Aspergillus fumigatus Af293 chromosome 7, whole genome shotgun sequence genome encodes these proteins:
- a CDS encoding Clr5 domain-containing protein yields the protein MKNSIPSDVWEKKKALIAKLYKEEEWPLKQVIKKIRSDNFNPSETQLRSRLKKWRVTKPSRQTRKKSPDGQFKATDGDSGIDGASPKTQNSSVSPRTPLHANQQPAVRAFPATEPDWYMSHKVYAPSQGTSGPIFVDDQTMSTWPLLADQQPSPSPSDRHTSHNGSPVAMSGSNAFHQRRISQGMDTAFVNATSTVTHTFSGIPFAVTTESCTPEQVSTTAATAPVQWTVPHWYPLPPGAISQPPPVQFYPPAPPSPPSTSPVDPTMQAPHSQVDFSAYLPNYSGPSQYQVFENFDGVKSWKRVMSLQYTPDTTALNPGAERPEVANYADRKASLPSKMSSYHSNGLMTPPSQFLPHVQNPMMCGPMYSYLGPDPLPHRPPSIEF from the exons atgaagaattCGATTCCATCAGACGTatgggagaagaagaaagcgtTGATTGCCAAGCTGtacaaagaggaagaatggccTCTCAAACAAGTCATCAAGAAGATTCGCTCAGACAACTTCAACCCAAG TGAAACTCAGCTTCGGAGCAGACTGAAGAAGTGGCGCGTCACAAAGCCGTCTCGGCAAACACGGAAGAAGTCTCCCGATGGCCAGTTCAAAGCCACCGACGGCGACAGTGGAATCGATGGAGCATCTCCAAAGACACAGAATTCATCTGTCTCTCCCAGGACTCCATTGCACGCTAACCAGCAGCCAGCTGTGAGAGCCTTTCCAGCTACAGAGCCTGATTGGTATATGAGCCACAAGGTATACGCGCCATCACAGGGAACTTCAGGGCCAATTTTCGTCGATGATCAGACTATGTCCACCTGGCCTCTACTGGCTGACCAACAACCCTCACCGAGCCCATCGGATCGCCATACCTCTCACAATGGCTCCCCCGTAGCTATGTCAGGTTCCAATGCTTTCCATCAGCGCCGCATCTCGCAGGGGATGGACACAGCATTTGTCAACGCGACATCCACAGTGACGCATACTTTTAGCGGCATACCATTTGCCGTCACCACTGAATCTTGCACGCCAGAGCAAGTCTCTACAACGGCGGCAACAGCACCTGTTCAGTGGACCGTCCCTCATTGGTACCCACTGCCTCCGGGAGCCATTTCTCAACCTCCGCCAGTCCAATTTtatcctcctgctcctccaaGCCCTCCGTCAACAAGCCCCGTGGACCCTACAATGCAAGCACCGCACTCACAGGTTGACTTCTCTGCATATTTGCCCAACTATTCTGGCCCTTCTCAATATCAGGTGTTCGAAAACTTCGACGGAGTCAAGTCGTGGAAACGAGTTATGTCTCTTCAATATACACCTGACACAACGGCTCTTAACCCAGGAGCTGAACGACCTGAGGTTGCAAATTATGCCGACAGGAAGGCGTCGCTGCCCTCGAAGATGTCAAGCTATCATTCCAATGGACTCATGACTCCACCGTCTCAATTTCTCCCTCATGTGCAAAATCCTATGATGTGCGGACCAATGTATTCCTACCTTGGCCcagatcctcttccacaCAGGCCACCGAGCATTGAGTTCTAG
- a CDS encoding NADPH:quinone oxidoreductase family protein, translating into MRAIQVKEYVKGPLDLRVTELPTPSPSPDKYLIEVHSAGTNFFDLLQIQGKYQHQPPLPWIGGAEFAGTILAVPTGQKKTQFKVGDRVFGATQGAYATHVLAPEASLLPIPAGWSFEDAAGLFVTAPTSYGGLVHRANVQPGDWVLVHAAAGGVGLAAVQIAKAKGATVIATAGTERKRQVAQEFGADYVIDYCNQKWPEEVKKLCAQHRTGNGKAGVDVVYDPVGMIDASLKCVAWNARLLVIGFAAGKIEKVALNRVLLKNVSLVGLHWGQYAKFEKETVGVVWKGIFDLVAQGKFRGTAFTDERFVGLESVPRALQALGSRETWGKVVVKVIDDEAKSKL; encoded by the exons ATGAGGGCGATTCAGGTCAAAGAGTATGTCAAA GGTCCTCTCGACCTCCGGGTCACCGAGTTGCCTACCCCATCCCCCTCGCCAGACAAGTACTTGATCGAGGTCCACTCCGCAGGAACCAATTTCTTCGACCTGCTACAGATCCAGGGTAAATACCAGCACCAGCCGCCCCTCCCTTGGATCGGAGGCGCCGAGTTTGCTGGCACGATCCTCGCTGTGCCAACcggccagaagaagaccCAATTCAAGGTCGGTGACCGAGTATTTGGCGCGACGCAGGGTGCCTACGCCACGCACGTGCTCGCGCCTGAGGCGTCGCTGCTCCCCATCCCCGCTGGCTGGAGCTTTGAGGATGCCGCCGGCTTGTTTGTGACCGCGCCGACCTCATACGGCGGTCTGGTGCATCGGGCCAATGTGCAGCCGGGTGACTGGGTCCTTGTGCATGCGGCGGCGGGTGGAGTTGGGCTGGCGGCTGTGCAGATTGCCAAGGCTAAGGGGGCGACGGTGATTGCGACTGCGGGGACAGAGCGCAAGAGACAGGTCGCGCAGGAGTTTGGAGCGGACTATGTGATTGATTACTGCAATCAGAAGTGGCCTGAGGAGGTAAAAAAGTTGTGTGCGCAGCACCGCACAGGGAATGGGAAGGCGGGCGTGGACGTCGTGTATGATCCGGTTGGTATGATCGATGCCAGTCTCAAGTGCGTGGCCTGGAATGCGCGGTTGCTGGTGATTGGGTTTGCGGCCGGGAAAATCGAGAAAGTCGCGCTGAACCGGGTGCTGCTGAAGAACGTCAGTCTTGTCGGCTTGCACTGGGGCCAGTACGCCAAGTTTGAGAAGGAGACGGTAGGCGTTGTCTGGAAGGGAATCTTCGATCTGGTGGCCCAAGGCAAGTTCAGAGGGACAGCCTTCACAGACGAAAGATTTGTGGGATTGGAGAGTGTGCCCAGAGCCTTGCAGGCTCTCGGAAGCAGAGAAACCTGGGGTAAAGTAGTGGTGAAGGTCATTGACGATGAGGCGAAGAGCAAGCTGTGA
- a CDS encoding NAD-dependent malic enzyme, which yields MSTSTKSSKFSHLPRAASGPLECPYEGMSVIHNPTFNKGSAFTEEERKNFKLHGLVPPNTQTLEEQVHRAYEQYSSRADDLAKNTFMASMKMQNEVLYFRLLQTHLKEMFSIIYTPTEGDAIQNYSRLFRRPEGCFLNINDQDAIEECLSNFGRGEDIDYIVVSDGEEILGIGDQGVGAILISVAKLVITTICAGIHPSRQLPVVLDCGTDNQKLLDDELYLGLRQPRARGKEYDQFVNRFVTTARKLFPKAYIHFEDFGLHNAKRLLDGFRPHMACFNDDIQGTGCVTLAALMAALHVSDVKLQDVRIVIFGSGSAGTGIAQQIAGTIATETHKSKDEAAKQIWCLDKPGLLVKSLGDQLMPAQKPFARSDYEWSDGERDLLSVVKKVKPHALIGTSTKPNAFTEEIIREMAKHVHSPIVFPLSNPTRLHEAQPKDINQWTNGRALIATGSPFPPVDRNGAKYEIAECNNSTCFPGIGLGAVLSRARVLSDKMLVAAAKALAARSPALQDPNKPLLPDVEEVREISIDIAKAVIKTAVEEGHAQEAGIPTNDDDLEEWIRVQMWDPVYRPLSKPK from the exons ATGTCGACGTCCACAAAGTCTTCCAAGTTCAGTCATTTGCCTCGAGCAGCTTCGGGGCCGCTGGAATGTCCGTATGAG GGGATGAGTGTCATACATAATCCCACCTTCAACAAGGGCTCTGCCTTTACTGAAGAGGAGCGAAAAAATTTCAAGCTACACGGCTTAGTACCCCCGAATACGCAGACGCTTGAGGAACAAGTCCACCGTGCATATGAACAGTACAGTAGCCGAGCGGATGACCTAGCAAAGAACACTTTCATGGCTAGCATGAAGATGCAAAATGAAGTTTTGTATTTTAGA TTACTACAAACTCATCTAAAAGAGATGTTCAGCATCATCTACACTCCAACAGAAGGAGACGCCATTCAAAACTACTCACGTTTGTTCAGGAGGCCAGAAGGCTGCTTCCTAAATATCAATGACCAGGACGCGATTGAAGAGTGCTTGTCCAATTTCGGTCGCGGTGAGGATATTGATTACATCGTCGTCAGCGACGGCGAAGAG ATTCTCGGAATTGGCGACCAAGGTGTTGGTGCGATTCTGATATCCGTCGCCAAGTTGGTAATCACAACTATTTGCGCTGGAATCCACCCAAGCCGGCAGCTTCCAGTAGTTCTGGACTGTGGTACAGAT AATCAAAAACTGCTTGACGATGAGCTTTACCTCGGCCTTCGACAACCCCGAGCTAGAGGAAAGGAGTATGATCAATTTGTGAATAGATTCGTCACCACTGCTAGAAAGCTTTTCCCCAAAGCATACATCCATTT TGAAGACTTTGGCCTTCATAATGCCAAAAGACTTCTCGATGGATTTCGACCACACATGGCCTGCttcaatgatgatatccAAGGAACCGGGTGTGTCACTCTGGCGGCATTAATGGCCGCTTTGCACGTCAGTGACGTCAAATTGCAGGACGTGCGCATCGTCATCTTTGGTTCCGGTTCTGCTGGGACTGGTATTGCACAGCAAATTGCTGGTACAATTGCGACGGAGACCCATAAATCAAAGGACGAAGCGGCAAAGCAAATCTG GTGTTTAGACAAGCCAGGATTGCTAGTAAAGTCCTTAGGTGACCAATTGATGCCGGCACAGAAACCTTTTGCGCGCAGCGATTATGAGTGGTCTGACGGGGAGAGGGATCTGCTATCTGTAGTGAAAAAAGTCAAGCCCCATGCGCTGATTGGGACATCGACAAAGCCCAACGCTTTCACAGAAGAGATAATCCGAGAAATGGCCAAGCATGTCCACAGTCCAATTGTATTTCCATTGAGTAATCCTACGCGGCTGCATGAGGCACAGCCCAAGGATATCAACCAGTGGACAAATGGTCGAGCGTTGATAGCGACTGGGAGCCCCTTCCCACCAGTTGATCGCAACGGGGCAAAGTATGAGATTG CGGAATGCAATAATTCAACCTGTTTCCCCGGAATTGGCCTTGGAGCCGTCTTGTCTCGGGCACGCGTCCTGTCAGACAAGATGCTGGTCGCTGCGGCCAAAGCGCTAGCAGCTCGATCACCTGCGCTTCAAGATCCCAACAAGCCTCTCCTACCCGATGTGGAAGAGGTCAGGGAAATCAGTATCGATATTGCCAAGGCGGTGATTAAGACAGCAGTAGAAGAAGGGCATGCTCAGGAAGCGGGTATTCCCACAAACGATGACGATCTGGAGGAGTGGATTCGTGTACAGATGTGGGACCCTGTCTACCGTCCTCTCTCAAAGCCGAAATAG